From Coffea arabica cultivar ET-39 chromosome 10e, Coffea Arabica ET-39 HiFi, whole genome shotgun sequence, one genomic window encodes:
- the LOC113712562 gene encoding vacuolar lysine transporter YPQ1-like isoform X2, translating to MKPLKLSYCSVGQKPCVRWVAKYFKDCLCNLKDEISFAFGIASLVCWAVAEIPQIITNFKSKSADGVSLAFISTWIVGNLVKACKSDVLKNLICSDVFNLVGCILEPATLYAATTVVLALQCIYYDHIIRLWKGRKTKVNKDYNERSALKQNLHDRSSRDRRNAPIEVPRPRWRDFHFRSARSLAGSDTPPIQSYIKPKSGPPALEHQSESSSEDEEAIPPEFYQRPVSQPRLIPGPAGYGTFLAASAYIPRGSKASQLYFVGRRLLEEKYELHGRAYGQWLGWLMAAIYMGGRIPQIWLNIKRGSVEGLNPLMFLFALIANATYVGSILVRSSEWEKIQPNMPWLLDAVVCVALDLFIILQYIFYRFIKPKKSQRSEEHYEDCGTKLQT from the exons ATGAAGCCCTTAAAACTCTCTTACTGCTCAGTGGGGCAAAAACCATGTGTTAGATGGGTGGCGAAATACTTCAAGGACTGTCTCTGCAACCTCAAGGATGAAATCTCATTTGCTTTCGGAATAGCAAGTCTGGTCTGTTGGGCTGTAGCTGAAATTCCTCAGATCATCACCAACTTCAAGAGCAAATCTGCCGATGGGGTCTCCCTTGCATTTATCTCCACTTGGATTGTCGG AAATTTGGTTAAAGCTTGCAAATCTGATGTACTGAAAAATCTTATATGCAGCGACGTGTTCAACCTCGTCGGTTGCATTCTGGAGCCAGCCACG TTGTACGCAGCAACGACAGTAGTACTGGCATTGCAATGTATATACTATGACCATATCATCCGGTTATGGAAGGGCCGAAAAACCAAAGTAAATAAG gACTATAACGAGAGGAGTGCTTTAAAACAAAATCTACATGATCGAAGTAGTAGAGATAGAAGAAATGCTCCGATTGAGGTACCTCGTCCTCGTTGGAGGGACTTCCATTTCAG GTCAGCTAGGTCTTTGGCTGGGAGTGATACTCCTCCAATCCAGTCTTACATAAAGCCAAAGAGCGGTCCACCTGCCCTTGAGCACCAAAGCGAGTCCTCATCTGAAGACGAAGAAGCAATCCCACCAGAATTCTACCAAAGACCAGTCAGTCAACCTCGCCTCATTCCAGGGCCT GCGGGATACGGGACATTTCTTGCGGCTTCTGCCTACATTCCAAGAGGAAGTAAGGCTTCCCAGCTGTACTTTGTTGGGAGGAGATTACTAGAG GAAAAATATGAACTTCACGGCAGAGCATATGGACAATGGCTTGGATGGCTGATGGCTGCCATATACATGGGCGGACGAATTCCCCAGATTTGGTTGAAC ATTAAAAGAGGAAGTGTGGAG GGCTTGAATCCTCTCATGTTCCTGTTTGCACTCATTGCTAATGCCACTTACGTGGGAAG CATCCTGGTGAGAAGCAGTGAATGGGAGAAGATACAACCAAACATGCCTTGGTTGCTTGATGCTGTGGTGTGCGTGGCGCTTGATCTTTTC ATCATCCTTCAATACATTTTCTACCGTTTTATCAAGCCGAAGAAGAGCCAGAGATCTGAAGAACACTATGAAGACTGTGGAACCAAGCTACAAACCTAA
- the LOC113712562 gene encoding vacuolar lysine transporter YPQ1-like isoform X4: MKPLKLSYCSVGQKPCVRWVAKYFKDCLCNLKDEISFAFGIASLVCWAVAEIPQIITNFKSKSADGVSLAFISTWIVGDVFNLVGCILEPATLYAATTVVLALQCIYYDHIIRLWKGRKTKVNKDYNERSALKQNLHDRSSRDRRNAPIEVPRPRWRDFHFRSARSLAGSDTPPIQSYIKPKSGPPALEHQSESSSEDEEAIPPEFYQRPVSQPRLIPGPAGYGTFLAASAYIPRGSKASQLYFVGRRLLEEKYELHGRAYGQWLGWLMAAIYMGGRIPQIWLNIKRGSVEGLNPLMFLFALIANATYVGSILVRSSEWEKIQPNMPWLLDAVVCVALDLFIILQYIFYRFIKPKKSQRSEEHYEDCGTKLQT, translated from the exons ATGAAGCCCTTAAAACTCTCTTACTGCTCAGTGGGGCAAAAACCATGTGTTAGATGGGTGGCGAAATACTTCAAGGACTGTCTCTGCAACCTCAAGGATGAAATCTCATTTGCTTTCGGAATAGCAAGTCTGGTCTGTTGGGCTGTAGCTGAAATTCCTCAGATCATCACCAACTTCAAGAGCAAATCTGCCGATGGGGTCTCCCTTGCATTTATCTCCACTTGGATTGTCGG CGACGTGTTCAACCTCGTCGGTTGCATTCTGGAGCCAGCCACG TTGTACGCAGCAACGACAGTAGTACTGGCATTGCAATGTATATACTATGACCATATCATCCGGTTATGGAAGGGCCGAAAAACCAAAGTAAATAAG gACTATAACGAGAGGAGTGCTTTAAAACAAAATCTACATGATCGAAGTAGTAGAGATAGAAGAAATGCTCCGATTGAGGTACCTCGTCCTCGTTGGAGGGACTTCCATTTCAG GTCAGCTAGGTCTTTGGCTGGGAGTGATACTCCTCCAATCCAGTCTTACATAAAGCCAAAGAGCGGTCCACCTGCCCTTGAGCACCAAAGCGAGTCCTCATCTGAAGACGAAGAAGCAATCCCACCAGAATTCTACCAAAGACCAGTCAGTCAACCTCGCCTCATTCCAGGGCCT GCGGGATACGGGACATTTCTTGCGGCTTCTGCCTACATTCCAAGAGGAAGTAAGGCTTCCCAGCTGTACTTTGTTGGGAGGAGATTACTAGAG GAAAAATATGAACTTCACGGCAGAGCATATGGACAATGGCTTGGATGGCTGATGGCTGCCATATACATGGGCGGACGAATTCCCCAGATTTGGTTGAAC ATTAAAAGAGGAAGTGTGGAG GGCTTGAATCCTCTCATGTTCCTGTTTGCACTCATTGCTAATGCCACTTACGTGGGAAG CATCCTGGTGAGAAGCAGTGAATGGGAGAAGATACAACCAAACATGCCTTGGTTGCTTGATGCTGTGGTGTGCGTGGCGCTTGATCTTTTC ATCATCCTTCAATACATTTTCTACCGTTTTATCAAGCCGAAGAAGAGCCAGAGATCTGAAGAACACTATGAAGACTGTGGAACCAAGCTACAAACCTAA
- the LOC113712562 gene encoding vacuolar lysine transporter YPQ1-like isoform X3, protein MKPLKLSYCSVGQKPCVRWVAKYFKDCLCNLKDEISFAFGIASLVCWAVAEIPQIITNFKSKSADGVSLAFISTWIVGDVFNLVGCILEPATLPTQFYTAVLYAATTVVLALQCIYYDHIIRLWKGRKTKVNKDYNERSALKQNLHDRSSRDRRNAPIEVPRPRWRDFHFRSARSLAGSDTPPIQSYIKPKSGPPALEHQSESSSEDEEAIPPEFYQRPVSQPRLIPGPAGYGTFLAASAYIPRGSKASQLYFVGRRLLEEKYELHGRAYGQWLGWLMAAIYMGGRIPQIWLNIKRGSVEGLNPLMFLFALIANATYVGSILVRSSEWEKIQPNMPWLLDAVVCVALDLFIILQYIFYRFIKPKKSQRSEEHYEDCGTKLQT, encoded by the exons ATGAAGCCCTTAAAACTCTCTTACTGCTCAGTGGGGCAAAAACCATGTGTTAGATGGGTGGCGAAATACTTCAAGGACTGTCTCTGCAACCTCAAGGATGAAATCTCATTTGCTTTCGGAATAGCAAGTCTGGTCTGTTGGGCTGTAGCTGAAATTCCTCAGATCATCACCAACTTCAAGAGCAAATCTGCCGATGGGGTCTCCCTTGCATTTATCTCCACTTGGATTGTCGG CGACGTGTTCAACCTCGTCGGTTGCATTCTGGAGCCAGCCACG TTACCTACCCAGTTTTACACGGCCGTG TTGTACGCAGCAACGACAGTAGTACTGGCATTGCAATGTATATACTATGACCATATCATCCGGTTATGGAAGGGCCGAAAAACCAAAGTAAATAAG gACTATAACGAGAGGAGTGCTTTAAAACAAAATCTACATGATCGAAGTAGTAGAGATAGAAGAAATGCTCCGATTGAGGTACCTCGTCCTCGTTGGAGGGACTTCCATTTCAG GTCAGCTAGGTCTTTGGCTGGGAGTGATACTCCTCCAATCCAGTCTTACATAAAGCCAAAGAGCGGTCCACCTGCCCTTGAGCACCAAAGCGAGTCCTCATCTGAAGACGAAGAAGCAATCCCACCAGAATTCTACCAAAGACCAGTCAGTCAACCTCGCCTCATTCCAGGGCCT GCGGGATACGGGACATTTCTTGCGGCTTCTGCCTACATTCCAAGAGGAAGTAAGGCTTCCCAGCTGTACTTTGTTGGGAGGAGATTACTAGAG GAAAAATATGAACTTCACGGCAGAGCATATGGACAATGGCTTGGATGGCTGATGGCTGCCATATACATGGGCGGACGAATTCCCCAGATTTGGTTGAAC ATTAAAAGAGGAAGTGTGGAG GGCTTGAATCCTCTCATGTTCCTGTTTGCACTCATTGCTAATGCCACTTACGTGGGAAG CATCCTGGTGAGAAGCAGTGAATGGGAGAAGATACAACCAAACATGCCTTGGTTGCTTGATGCTGTGGTGTGCGTGGCGCTTGATCTTTTC ATCATCCTTCAATACATTTTCTACCGTTTTATCAAGCCGAAGAAGAGCCAGAGATCTGAAGAACACTATGAAGACTGTGGAACCAAGCTACAAACCTAA
- the LOC113712562 gene encoding vacuolar lysine transporter YPQ1-like isoform X1: protein MKPLKLSYCSVGQKPCVRWVAKYFKDCLCNLKDEISFAFGIASLVCWAVAEIPQIITNFKSKSADGVSLAFISTWIVGNLVKACKSDVLKNLICSDVFNLVGCILEPATLPTQFYTAVLYAATTVVLALQCIYYDHIIRLWKGRKTKVNKDYNERSALKQNLHDRSSRDRRNAPIEVPRPRWRDFHFRSARSLAGSDTPPIQSYIKPKSGPPALEHQSESSSEDEEAIPPEFYQRPVSQPRLIPGPAGYGTFLAASAYIPRGSKASQLYFVGRRLLEEKYELHGRAYGQWLGWLMAAIYMGGRIPQIWLNIKRGSVEGLNPLMFLFALIANATYVGSILVRSSEWEKIQPNMPWLLDAVVCVALDLFIILQYIFYRFIKPKKSQRSEEHYEDCGTKLQT from the exons ATGAAGCCCTTAAAACTCTCTTACTGCTCAGTGGGGCAAAAACCATGTGTTAGATGGGTGGCGAAATACTTCAAGGACTGTCTCTGCAACCTCAAGGATGAAATCTCATTTGCTTTCGGAATAGCAAGTCTGGTCTGTTGGGCTGTAGCTGAAATTCCTCAGATCATCACCAACTTCAAGAGCAAATCTGCCGATGGGGTCTCCCTTGCATTTATCTCCACTTGGATTGTCGG AAATTTGGTTAAAGCTTGCAAATCTGATGTACTGAAAAATCTTATATGCAGCGACGTGTTCAACCTCGTCGGTTGCATTCTGGAGCCAGCCACG TTACCTACCCAGTTTTACACGGCCGTG TTGTACGCAGCAACGACAGTAGTACTGGCATTGCAATGTATATACTATGACCATATCATCCGGTTATGGAAGGGCCGAAAAACCAAAGTAAATAAG gACTATAACGAGAGGAGTGCTTTAAAACAAAATCTACATGATCGAAGTAGTAGAGATAGAAGAAATGCTCCGATTGAGGTACCTCGTCCTCGTTGGAGGGACTTCCATTTCAG GTCAGCTAGGTCTTTGGCTGGGAGTGATACTCCTCCAATCCAGTCTTACATAAAGCCAAAGAGCGGTCCACCTGCCCTTGAGCACCAAAGCGAGTCCTCATCTGAAGACGAAGAAGCAATCCCACCAGAATTCTACCAAAGACCAGTCAGTCAACCTCGCCTCATTCCAGGGCCT GCGGGATACGGGACATTTCTTGCGGCTTCTGCCTACATTCCAAGAGGAAGTAAGGCTTCCCAGCTGTACTTTGTTGGGAGGAGATTACTAGAG GAAAAATATGAACTTCACGGCAGAGCATATGGACAATGGCTTGGATGGCTGATGGCTGCCATATACATGGGCGGACGAATTCCCCAGATTTGGTTGAAC ATTAAAAGAGGAAGTGTGGAG GGCTTGAATCCTCTCATGTTCCTGTTTGCACTCATTGCTAATGCCACTTACGTGGGAAG CATCCTGGTGAGAAGCAGTGAATGGGAGAAGATACAACCAAACATGCCTTGGTTGCTTGATGCTGTGGTGTGCGTGGCGCTTGATCTTTTC ATCATCCTTCAATACATTTTCTACCGTTTTATCAAGCCGAAGAAGAGCCAGAGATCTGAAGAACACTATGAAGACTGTGGAACCAAGCTACAAACCTAA